One region of Chryseobacterium sp. C-71 genomic DNA includes:
- a CDS encoding response regulator, whose amino-acid sequence MNQKKILLIDDELDILEILSYNLEKEGYDVTTATNGNEGIEKAKEIIPDLILLDVMMPEKDGIETCQELRKVKELQKSLIVFLSARSEEFSQLAGFQAGANDYIVKLIKPKILISKVNALLQLTSQVSDNAKLIEVGDLIIDKDNFRVSKSGQQFLLPKKEFDLLYLLASNTEKVFKREEILERVWGNDVIVGERTIDVHIRRLREKLGINTIQTLKGIGYKLIV is encoded by the coding sequence ATGAACCAAAAAAAGATTCTATTAATTGATGATGAACTGGATATTCTGGAAATTCTTTCATACAATTTAGAAAAAGAAGGCTATGACGTTACCACCGCTACAAACGGAAACGAAGGTATAGAAAAAGCAAAAGAAATTATCCCGGATCTTATCTTATTAGATGTCATGATGCCAGAAAAAGACGGTATCGAAACTTGTCAGGAATTACGTAAAGTAAAAGAACTTCAAAAAAGTTTGATCGTTTTCCTTTCTGCAAGAAGCGAAGAGTTTTCTCAGTTGGCAGGTTTTCAGGCTGGTGCAAACGACTACATTGTAAAACTTATCAAGCCGAAAATTTTAATTTCTAAAGTAAACGCTTTATTACAGTTGACTTCTCAGGTTTCTGATAATGCAAAACTTATCGAAGTGGGAGACCTTATAATAGATAAGGACAACTTTAGAGTTTCAAAAAGCGGACAGCAGTTTTTACTTCCAAAGAAAGAATTTGATCTTTTGTATCTTTTAGCTTCAAATACTGAGAAAGTATTCAAAAGAGAAGAGATTTTAGAAAGAGTTTGGGGAAATGATGTGATCGTAGGCGAAAGAACCATCGATGTACACATCAGAAGACTGAGAGAAAAATTAGGAATCAATACCATTCAGACTTTAAAAGGAATTGGATATAAACTGATTGTTTAA
- a CDS encoding TonB-dependent receptor domain-containing protein, producing MNFRKLSIAVLFLTTSGTLFYAQEKNDTVKNEKKIEGVVIQGTTKKGGEANIISVQRKSVEVIERVGSVQLEKQGVGDVSVAVTKATGSQKQEGSGQIFIRGLGDRNNSTTINGLQVPSNDPLFKNIDLSIIKTDMIDFVGLEKVYNPKLWGDVSGANVDIVTKVYTGKPYFKVNLGSSVNFNAVQKNNYFLQDGPNYFGSEILKKPSKNAVLNRGYVFTTSLKNQEINNPINSALSFDFGTNFKIGEQGKLSIFGFGGFDNSYDYFQGITGGSFDTAKGPNKIYDNSEEFKYTTNTTGLVNINYKINSNHNINLSSNYIHTTEQKLGNYNGYNRDYYDVDVSQERYVTQLRRATYRTNDLLVNQLRGEHTITEPLKISWNIGYNRLDSRRPDRQQNVTIYDKLNDTSFFASSNPGANNRYYDRLLENDYVGDLHADYKLGEKAKITLGYSGRYKDSDFKATQYNFRILPVQGSYFVDPKNYDSFFNNANYQAGGFFDIVTFRGDIKSNENAFVPQYFTSEIMNNAGYLNVDYKFSEKLTAQVGVRYDNLKQEIIYNTALFADGGKVNKDYSKILPAFNLKYSLNDKHNLRLAGSKTYTTPLLLEVAPFEYEDIDESSIGNRDAYLADNYNVDLKWEWFPKKNELISVTAFGKLIENPLARVVIASSSNSVSFINVGDRGRVFGLEAEIRKDIYDSGKTRLYTFLNGTYLNTEQDLDDQKVIRENRNSKFSVNFNSDKDKIQGASEFLANANLGIEQKWGNKNTMDFVVSYSYISDNVYAIGTLEKGNLVDKAFSTLDATVKIKLTNGMGFSVNGRNLLNPYFTRVQDNTVGEQISRKYKRGAGIGASVSYEF from the coding sequence ATGAATTTTAGAAAACTGAGTATCGCTGTTTTGTTCCTTACAACTTCCGGAACTTTATTTTACGCTCAAGAAAAAAACGACACTGTAAAGAACGAAAAAAAAATTGAAGGTGTAGTTATTCAAGGTACAACAAAAAAAGGAGGTGAGGCCAACATCATCAGCGTACAGAGAAAATCTGTTGAAGTAATTGAAAGAGTAGGTTCTGTACAGCTTGAAAAACAAGGTGTAGGTGATGTCTCGGTTGCAGTAACTAAGGCAACAGGTTCACAAAAACAAGAAGGCAGCGGACAAATCTTCATCCGTGGTCTTGGTGACCGTAACAACTCTACTACTATAAATGGACTTCAGGTTCCTTCAAACGATCCTTTATTCAAAAATATCGATTTAAGCATCATTAAAACCGATATGATTGATTTTGTAGGATTAGAAAAAGTATACAATCCGAAACTTTGGGGAGATGTTTCTGGAGCAAATGTGGATATCGTTACAAAAGTTTATACTGGGAAACCTTATTTTAAAGTAAATCTGGGATCTTCTGTAAACTTTAATGCAGTTCAGAAGAATAATTATTTCTTACAAGATGGACCTAATTATTTTGGCTCGGAAATTTTGAAAAAACCATCTAAAAATGCTGTATTAAATAGGGGATATGTTTTCACAACTTCTTTAAAAAATCAGGAAATTAATAATCCTATTAACTCTGCTCTAAGTTTTGATTTTGGAACTAATTTTAAGATTGGAGAACAAGGCAAATTAAGCATTTTCGGATTTGGAGGATTTGATAACAGCTACGATTATTTCCAAGGAATCACCGGTGGTTCATTTGATACTGCAAAGGGGCCTAATAAAATCTATGATAATTCTGAAGAATTTAAATATACCACCAATACTACAGGTCTAGTAAATATCAATTATAAAATTAATTCTAACCACAATATCAATCTATCTTCAAATTACATCCACACTACTGAGCAAAAACTTGGTAACTATAACGGATATAACAGAGATTATTATGATGTGGATGTGTCTCAGGAGAGATATGTTACACAATTAAGACGTGCTACATACAGAACCAATGACTTATTAGTAAATCAACTTAGGGGTGAGCATACAATCACCGAGCCGCTAAAAATAAGTTGGAATATTGGTTATAATAGACTTGACAGTAGAAGACCTGATAGACAGCAAAATGTAACAATTTATGATAAGCTTAATGACACCAGTTTCTTTGCAAGCTCTAACCCAGGTGCTAACAACAGATATTATGATAGGTTATTAGAAAATGATTATGTAGGAGATTTACATGCCGACTACAAATTAGGTGAAAAAGCTAAAATTACTTTAGGCTATAGTGGAAGATATAAGGATAGTGATTTTAAAGCAACTCAATATAACTTCAGAATTCTACCTGTACAAGGATCTTATTTTGTAGACCCTAAAAATTATGATTCTTTCTTTAACAATGCCAATTATCAGGCGGGAGGATTTTTTGATATTGTTACGTTTAGAGGTGATATAAAATCTAACGAAAATGCTTTTGTACCTCAGTATTTCACTTCAGAAATCATGAACAATGCAGGATATTTGAACGTAGATTATAAATTCTCTGAAAAACTCACCGCACAGGTTGGAGTGCGTTATGATAACCTGAAACAGGAAATCATCTATAACACTGCTCTATTCGCAGACGGAGGAAAAGTAAATAAAGACTACTCTAAAATTTTACCAGCATTCAACTTAAAATATAGTCTGAATGACAAACATAATTTAAGATTAGCAGGTTCAAAAACATATACCACGCCATTATTATTGGAGGTTGCTCCTTTTGAATACGAAGATATCGACGAATCAAGTATTGGTAACAGAGACGCTTATCTTGCAGACAATTACAATGTCGATTTGAAATGGGAATGGTTTCCGAAGAAAAACGAACTGATCTCAGTTACAGCTTTTGGTAAACTTATCGAAAATCCTTTAGCAAGAGTAGTAATTGCTTCGTCTTCAAACTCAGTTTCATTTATTAATGTTGGAGACAGAGGTAGAGTTTTTGGTTTGGAAGCAGAAATAAGAAAAGATATCTATGATTCTGGTAAAACAAGACTTTATACCTTCTTAAACGGAACATATCTAAATACAGAACAAGATCTTGATGATCAAAAAGTAATACGAGAAAACCGAAACAGTAAGTTTAGTGTAAACTTTAATTCAGACAAAGATAAAATACAAGGAGCTTCAGAATTCTTGGCTAATGCCAACTTGGGTATCGAGCAAAAATGGGGAAACAAAAACACGATGGATTTTGTAGTTTCTTACTCTTATATCTCTGATAATGTATATGCTATTGGTACTTTAGAAAAAGGAAATTTGGTAGACAAGGCATTCAGTACGTTAGATGCAACTGTCAAAATTAAATTAACCAACGGAATGGGCTTTTCTGTAAATGGAAGAAACTTGCTTAATCCCTACTTCACTAGAGTTCAGGACAACACTGTGGGAGAACAAATTTCTAGAAAGTATAAAAGAGGAGCAGGTATAGGTGCTAGCGTTTCTTACGAATTTTAA
- a CDS encoding rod shape-determining protein codes for MGIVDMFTEEIAIDLGTANTLIIHNNKIVIDEPSIVAIDRLTGKAIAVGEQAKLMQGKTHENIKVIRPLKDGVIADFHASEHMIKEFIKKISEIKGKFIRPALRIVICIPSGITEVERRAVRDSAQKVNAKEVILIYEPMAAAIGAGIDVESAEGNMIVDIGGGTTEIAVIALGGIVVDKSIKLAGDVFTNDITYFIRSQHNLDIGERTAETIKIEIGSALEELDFPLKEISVRGKDLLTGKPKEIMVNYQEIFKALDKSIMRIEDAIMETLSITPPELATDIYKTGIFLAGGGALLHGLADRIHRKTGLPVFVAEDPLRAVVRGTGIALKNINKFRFLMK; via the coding sequence ATGGGGATAGTTGATATGTTTACGGAAGAGATTGCGATTGATCTTGGGACGGCTAATACTTTAATAATTCATAATAATAAAATCGTCATAGATGAACCTTCAATCGTTGCAATAGATCGTTTGACGGGGAAGGCAATCGCAGTGGGAGAGCAGGCAAAACTGATGCAGGGCAAGACGCACGAAAATATAAAAGTAATAAGACCGTTAAAAGATGGTGTTATTGCAGATTTTCACGCTTCTGAACATATGATTAAAGAATTTATCAAGAAAATTTCTGAGATCAAAGGTAAATTTATACGTCCGGCACTGAGAATCGTGATCTGTATTCCTTCAGGGATTACAGAGGTTGAAAGAAGAGCCGTAAGAGATTCTGCACAAAAGGTCAATGCCAAAGAAGTAATATTGATTTATGAGCCAATGGCAGCAGCAATAGGAGCGGGTATCGATGTGGAAAGTGCGGAAGGTAACATGATTGTTGATATTGGTGGTGGTACCACTGAAATAGCTGTGATTGCATTGGGCGGAATCGTGGTCGACAAATCAATAAAATTGGCAGGTGACGTTTTTACAAACGATATAACTTATTTCATAAGATCGCAGCATAATTTGGATATTGGAGAAAGAACCGCTGAGACAATTAAAATTGAGATTGGTTCTGCATTAGAAGAATTAGATTTTCCTTTAAAAGAAATTTCAGTTCGCGGAAAGGATCTTCTTACCGGAAAACCGAAAGAAATCATGGTCAATTATCAGGAAATTTTCAAAGCCTTAGACAAATCTATTATGAGAATTGAAGATGCTATTATGGAAACACTTTCAATTACTCCACCGGAATTGGCTACGGATATTTATAAAACAGGAATTTTTCTTGCAGGTGGCGGTGCGCTTCTACATGGATTGGCAGACCGTATTCACAGAAAAACAGGATTGCCTGTATTTGTAGCAGAAGACCCTTTGAGAGCTGTAGTTCGTGGAACGGGTATTGCGCTTAAAAACATCAATAAATTCAGATTTTTGATGAAATAA
- a CDS encoding chloride channel protein, with amino-acid sequence MNFQNKKKYVSFLKFKRDFQQYGLKKARSYEIILHWLKNRLSRNQFLVLSGILVGCTAGLAGVILKTIVHNIHHFITHDVHFEYQIIFYIIFPFLGIVLTAAIVIAIFKGQDRKGIGAILYEIAQNSSIVSNVKMYSQIIQSAVTVGLGGSAGIESPIAVTGAAIGSNYARTYRLSYKERTLLLAAGATAGIASAFNAPIAGIMFAFEILLTGVVFTDFIPLVVAAVCGSLLSRILLQEDILFRFYTREPFNYLNVPYYLILGIITGLYARYFVVVSQKVEHFINGLQLTRLRKAMFGGAVLSLLCVLFPPLFGEGYDTVKDFTNGNVNSVIHNSFFRYFEIKQWTIILFLILVCLLKAFATSFTIFSGGNGGNFAPSLFAGGSVGFLFAVICQNLGFSDVPVTNLILVGMAGAMSGVLYAPLTAIFLIAESSFGYDLFIPLMIVAVISYLIAKWFAPISPELKTLADQGKIFTHQHDSNLLSTLQTKDFIDFDSQTINENASLQDLYDLISNGRKNNFAVIDDNHQLKGTLTLDDVRPYLFNENEKLNLSKLVKVPAAVVMLSDKPVKIIQTFDDTSTWNLPVVDEENKFIGFISKSAILTSYRQLLKDYS; translated from the coding sequence TTGAATTTCCAAAACAAAAAAAAATACGTAAGCTTTCTAAAGTTTAAAAGAGATTTTCAACAATATGGTCTCAAAAAAGCACGCAGCTACGAGATTATTCTGCATTGGCTGAAAAACCGTCTAAGCAGAAACCAATTTTTGGTGCTATCAGGAATTCTTGTAGGATGTACTGCGGGTTTGGCAGGGGTGATCTTAAAAACCATTGTCCATAACATTCATCATTTTATTACTCATGATGTTCATTTTGAATATCAGATTATCTTCTACATCATTTTTCCGTTTTTAGGAATTGTTTTAACAGCAGCCATTGTCATTGCCATATTCAAGGGGCAAGACAGAAAAGGAATTGGTGCTATTTTATACGAAATTGCTCAAAACTCGAGTATCGTTTCGAATGTTAAGATGTATTCTCAAATCATTCAGAGTGCTGTCACCGTAGGATTGGGTGGTTCAGCCGGAATTGAAAGCCCGATTGCTGTTACAGGTGCAGCCATCGGTTCTAACTACGCACGTACTTACCGATTAAGTTACAAAGAACGCACTTTACTTTTGGCGGCTGGCGCTACTGCGGGTATTGCTTCGGCTTTCAATGCACCTATTGCTGGGATCATGTTTGCATTCGAAATTTTACTTACAGGCGTAGTTTTTACAGATTTCATTCCTTTGGTTGTTGCTGCGGTCTGCGGAAGTTTACTGTCCAGAATTTTACTTCAGGAAGATATTCTATTCAGATTTTATACAAGAGAACCTTTTAACTACCTGAATGTTCCTTACTATCTCATCCTTGGAATTATTACCGGATTATATGCAAGATATTTCGTTGTGGTATCACAAAAAGTTGAACATTTTATTAATGGTTTACAGCTTACCAGACTGAGAAAAGCAATGTTCGGTGGTGCCGTACTTTCTTTGTTGTGTGTTTTATTCCCGCCTCTGTTTGGTGAAGGATACGATACCGTTAAAGATTTCACCAACGGAAATGTAAACTCAGTGATTCACAACAGCTTTTTCAGATATTTTGAAATCAAGCAGTGGACAATCATTCTATTTCTGATTTTGGTTTGTCTTCTCAAAGCTTTCGCCACTTCATTTACTATTTTCAGTGGTGGAAATGGTGGAAATTTTGCGCCTTCTTTATTTGCTGGCGGGTCTGTAGGTTTTCTATTTGCAGTAATTTGTCAAAATCTGGGATTCTCAGATGTTCCTGTCACTAATCTTATTCTGGTCGGAATGGCTGGTGCCATGAGTGGAGTTTTATACGCTCCTTTAACGGCGATTTTCCTTATTGCAGAATCTAGTTTTGGGTATGATCTGTTTATTCCGCTGATGATTGTTGCTGTAATTTCTTATTTAATTGCTAAATGGTTTGCTCCGATTTCTCCGGAACTTAAAACATTGGCAGACCAAGGGAAAATATTTACCCATCAGCACGACAGCAACCTATTATCTACCTTACAAACAAAAGATTTTATAGATTTTGATTCTCAGACCATCAATGAAAACGCATCATTGCAGGATTTATATGACCTCATCAGCAACGGAAGAAAAAACAATTTTGCAGTAATTGATGACAATCATCAGCTCAAGGGAACTCTTACACTGGACGACGTTCGACCTTATTTATTTAACGAAAACGAAAAACTGAATCTCTCAAAACTGGTAAAAGTACCTGCTGCAGTAGTAATGTTGAGCGATAAGCCCGTGAAGATTATTCAGACTTTTGATGATACCTCCACATGGAATCTTCCGGTCGTTGATGAAGAAAATAAGTTTATAGGATTTATTTCCAAGTCAGCTATATTAACGAGTTACCGACAATTATTGAAAGATTATTCTTAA
- the hemL gene encoding glutamate-1-semialdehyde 2,1-aminomutase, with amino-acid sequence MKYQRSSALFEEAYKYIPGGVNSPVRAFKSVGGVPVFMKSAKGAYLTDADDNTYIDYINSWGPAILGHTHPEVLEELKIQAEKGFSFGAPTELETEIAKFITENVPNIDQIRMVSSGTEACMSAVRLARGFTGRDKIVKFEGCYHGHSDSFLIKAGSGAATFGNPNSPGVTAGTAKDTLLARYNDFEQVQDLFRHNQGEIAAVIIEPVAGNMGCVLPENNFLQNLRKICDENGALLIFDEVMTGFRLAFGGAQELYNAKADLVTYGKVIGGGLPVGAFAGRNEIMNHLAPKGGVYQAGTLSGNPLAMRAGLKTLQLIKSDENFFNNLNKTTETLDFEIGKILNEKGIAHKINRKGSMMSVFFHINRVSNFDEAQQANHSLFNNFFHQMLTNGIYLPPSGYETYFISDAIKDKEIDMTLEAVRKFEYS; translated from the coding sequence ATGAAATACCAAAGAAGTTCAGCTTTATTTGAAGAAGCTTACAAATATATTCCGGGTGGAGTAAATTCTCCGGTTCGTGCCTTTAAATCTGTAGGCGGAGTGCCCGTTTTCATGAAATCTGCAAAAGGAGCATATCTTACAGACGCTGATGATAATACGTACATCGATTACATCAATTCGTGGGGGCCTGCAATTTTGGGACACACGCATCCTGAGGTTTTAGAAGAATTAAAAATTCAGGCAGAGAAAGGTTTTTCTTTCGGTGCACCAACAGAACTGGAAACCGAAATTGCTAAATTCATCACAGAAAATGTTCCGAATATTGACCAGATCAGAATGGTTTCTTCAGGTACAGAAGCTTGTATGAGTGCGGTAAGATTGGCGAGAGGATTTACAGGAAGAGATAAAATTGTAAAATTTGAAGGCTGTTATCATGGTCACTCAGATTCGTTTTTGATCAAAGCGGGAAGTGGTGCTGCAACTTTTGGAAATCCAAATTCTCCAGGAGTAACAGCAGGAACAGCGAAAGATACTTTGTTGGCACGATATAATGATTTTGAGCAGGTTCAGGATTTGTTCAGACATAATCAGGGTGAAATTGCTGCGGTTATCATTGAGCCGGTTGCCGGAAATATGGGTTGTGTTTTACCAGAAAATAATTTTTTGCAAAACTTAAGAAAAATCTGTGACGAAAACGGAGCTTTACTAATTTTTGATGAGGTGATGACTGGTTTCAGATTAGCTTTTGGTGGTGCGCAGGAATTGTATAATGCAAAAGCGGATTTGGTAACCTATGGAAAAGTAATCGGAGGCGGTTTGCCGGTTGGTGCTTTTGCCGGAAGAAACGAAATTATGAATCATTTGGCTCCAAAAGGGGGCGTTTATCAGGCGGGAACATTAAGTGGAAATCCTCTGGCGATGAGAGCAGGTCTGAAAACTTTGCAACTGATCAAAAGCGACGAAAATTTCTTTAATAATCTGAATAAAACCACCGAAACTTTAGATTTTGAAATCGGGAAAATTTTAAATGAAAAAGGAATTGCTCATAAAATCAACAGAAAAGGTTCTATGATGTCAGTGTTTTTCCACATCAACAGAGTTTCGAATTTTGATGAGGCACAGCAGGCAAATCATTCATTGTTTAATAATTTCTTTCATCAGATGCTGACTAACGGAATTTATCTTCCACCAAGTGGTTATGAAACATATTTCATCAGCGATGCGATTAAAGACAAAGAAATCGATATGACTTTGGAAGCGGTAAGGAAATTTGAGTATTCTTAA
- a CDS encoding glycoside hydrolase family 73 protein, giving the protein MKRLFLLISLLVLSKFSAQTWATEDQYIQKFAQYAVEEMEKYKIPASITLAQGLLETGGGQSRLAQEGKNHFGIKCKEDWTGKTMKHTDDAPNECFRVYEDPKQSYEDHSIFLTTRKYYTKLFDLDMKDYKAWAHGLKKAGYATNPRYASILIGKIERYKLYEFDEVNSTEVLYAILKKYPDLKDDRTFMARLEPAKKVKKTEPVTVKVPYKATSYAQQQQRVERIKTKAEILNSILIKSHPNGGLKYVVIPEDTNVQFIAKKFKISDSKLTKWNDLESDILRKDDIVFLESKNSEGNTATYKAESGEDMHDIAQKFGVKLNKLYAKNRMDEGQKPAAGQLIYLIDKKPRN; this is encoded by the coding sequence ATGAAAAGACTTTTCTTACTAATTAGCCTTTTAGTTTTATCAAAATTCTCAGCTCAGACCTGGGCTACTGAAGATCAATACATCCAGAAATTTGCACAGTATGCAGTTGAAGAAATGGAAAAATACAAGATTCCTGCTTCAATTACGCTTGCACAGGGACTTTTGGAAACCGGTGGCGGACAAAGCAGATTGGCTCAGGAAGGGAAAAATCATTTCGGAATAAAATGTAAGGAAGACTGGACCGGGAAAACTATGAAACATACCGATGACGCTCCGAATGAGTGTTTCCGTGTGTATGAAGACCCTAAACAGTCTTATGAAGATCACTCAATATTCCTGACGACTAGAAAATATTACACCAAGCTTTTTGATCTTGATATGAAAGATTACAAAGCGTGGGCGCATGGTCTAAAAAAAGCAGGTTATGCTACAAATCCGAGATATGCATCAATTCTGATTGGAAAAATTGAAAGATATAAATTATATGAATTTGATGAAGTAAATTCCACAGAAGTTCTCTATGCCATTCTAAAAAAATATCCCGATCTGAAGGACGACAGAACCTTCATGGCTCGTCTTGAACCCGCAAAAAAAGTTAAAAAAACGGAACCAGTTACTGTGAAAGTTCCGTACAAAGCAACTTCTTATGCTCAGCAACAACAGAGGGTAGAACGTATTAAAACGAAAGCAGAAATTCTTAATTCTATTTTAATTAAAAGCCATCCGAATGGTGGTTTGAAATATGTGGTCATTCCTGAGGACACGAATGTGCAGTTTATCGCAAAAAAATTCAAAATCAGTGACAGCAAATTGACCAAATGGAATGATCTTGAATCTGATATCCTTAGAAAAGATGATATTGTATTTCTTGAATCAAAAAATTCTGAAGGAAATACGGCAACTTATAAAGCAGAATCTGGTGAAGATATGCACGACATCGCTCAGAAATTCGGAGTGAAACTCAATAAACTATACGCAAAAAACAGAATGGATGAAGGTCAAAAACCGGCTGCAGGACAGCTTATCTATCTGATTGACAAAAAACCTAGAAACTAA
- a CDS encoding 1-aminocyclopropane-1-carboxylate deaminase/D-cysteine desulfhydrase, translating to MLLQVPTQKIPIQEIQINKNVKLFIKREDLIHPQISGNKYWKIFYNLNHYLESRPEKPLIITFGGAYSNHISAVSAVGNLFGIQTLGIIRGEELEKKWKDNPTLVAAKRNGMNLKFVTREEYRHKEKLTEFLQQEFPEALIIPEGGTNENAVQGIKMMLNDDTKDFDYLCTAVGTGGTIAGISEFCEENQNVIGFKVVKDTSLENRISELTSKRNYHLIDAALGGYGKINDENIRFVNDFKIKYDVTLEPVYTGKMMQKVFEMIDNNYFPAGSRILCFHTGGLQGIEGANMLLEKQNRNLIM from the coding sequence ATGCTATTACAAGTTCCAACACAAAAGATTCCAATTCAGGAAATTCAGATTAATAAAAACGTAAAACTTTTCATCAAAAGAGAAGACCTCATTCATCCTCAAATCTCAGGAAACAAATACTGGAAGATTTTTTATAATCTTAATCACTATCTCGAAAGCCGTCCCGAAAAACCTTTAATTATAACCTTTGGTGGTGCTTATTCCAATCATATTTCAGCAGTTTCGGCAGTTGGAAATTTATTTGGAATTCAGACTTTAGGAATTATCAGAGGGGAAGAATTAGAGAAAAAATGGAAAGATAATCCGACTTTAGTTGCTGCCAAAAGAAATGGGATGAATCTGAAGTTTGTTACCCGTGAAGAATACCGACACAAAGAAAAACTGACTGAGTTTCTGCAACAGGAATTTCCTGAAGCTTTGATTATTCCTGAAGGCGGAACAAATGAAAACGCTGTTCAGGGAATCAAAATGATGCTGAATGACGATACAAAAGATTTTGATTATCTTTGCACCGCAGTTGGAACCGGAGGTACGATTGCCGGAATTTCAGAGTTTTGCGAAGAAAATCAGAATGTTATAGGTTTTAAAGTCGTTAAAGACACTTCTTTGGAAAACAGAATTTCAGAATTAACCTCAAAAAGAAATTATCATCTAATCGATGCTGCTCTTGGTGGTTACGGTAAAATAAATGATGAAAATATCCGTTTTGTCAATGATTTTAAAATAAAGTATGATGTTACGTTAGAACCTGTTTATACAGGGAAAATGATGCAGAAAGTTTTTGAAATGATTGATAATAATTATTTTCCTGCAGGAAGCAGAATACTATGTTTTCATACTGGTGGTTTGCAGGGAATAGAAGGAGCCAATATGCTTTTAGAGAAACAAAATAGAAATTTAATAATGTAA
- a CDS encoding DUF5522 domain-containing protein, producing the protein MAHFDIKEHEDFYYNEQGYKVFTEKFHLKRGYCCKSGCRHCPYGYDKKTDTFIKIIKKNK; encoded by the coding sequence ATGGCGCATTTTGACATCAAAGAACATGAAGACTTTTACTACAACGAGCAAGGCTACAAGGTTTTCACAGAAAAATTCCATCTGAAACGTGGATATTGCTGTAAAAGCGGCTGCAGACACTGCCCGTACGGATACGATAAAAAGACAGACACATTTATAAAAATCATTAAAAAAAATAAATAA
- a CDS encoding DUF4136 domain-containing protein codes for MKKYIFILLAATLGLSSCSPFKVRSDYAETANFTSYKTYKIRIDDLKLNDIDKDRVLNELSKQLQTKGLQSGENPDLIVNIKANHKKITDINTTSPGGMWGWGGGFGWGIGMNRTWTSNYNEGAIIVNLIDSKTNKLVWQGIGSGISVDRPQAKQKQIPQIVAEIMANYPPGMKK; via the coding sequence ATGAAGAAATATATTTTTATTTTGCTGGCAGCGACTTTAGGTTTATCTTCTTGCAGTCCTTTTAAAGTACGTTCAGATTATGCAGAAACTGCAAATTTCACTTCTTACAAAACTTACAAAATAAGAATTGACGATTTGAAACTGAATGATATTGATAAAGACAGAGTGTTGAACGAATTGTCTAAGCAATTGCAGACAAAAGGCCTTCAATCCGGAGAAAATCCTGATTTGATCGTCAACATTAAAGCTAATCATAAGAAAATCACGGATATTAACACAACCAGTCCCGGCGGAATGTGGGGATGGGGCGGTGGCTTCGGATGGGGAATCGGTATGAACAGAACCTGGACGAGCAACTATAACGAAGGAGCAATCATCGTAAATTTAATTGATTCTAAAACCAACAAGTTAGTTTGGCAGGGAATCGGAAGCGGTATTTCTGTAGACAGACCGCAAGCGAAGCAAAAACAAATCCCTCAGATTGTAGCTGAAATTATGGCAAACTATCCTCCGGGAATGAAAAAATAA